The Crocosphaera subtropica ATCC 51142 genome includes a window with the following:
- a CDS encoding fasciclin domain-containing protein yields MIKQLNLTKGLKSFVVFLGVLLALGFSVSPAVAEKMEVEEAETETEVMDKEDDEMSDTMMEKETDMDDEMSNSVEDKETDMGEEETSMEKETDMNDEMSDSVEDKETDIDPDEMSSDKEEAKAEMNLVETAVAADNFEILVAAVKAAGLVETLSGEQEFTVFAPTDEAFAALGEETLEELLKPENKDKLTAILTYHVVPGVVTSSDLQAGKVKTVQGSDLEVDLGEAVMVDDATVVKADIMTSNGVIHVIDKVILPAE; encoded by the coding sequence ATGATTAAGCAATTGAATTTAACAAAAGGATTAAAATCCTTTGTTGTCTTCTTAGGGGTACTCCTAGCCCTCGGTTTCTCTGTTTCTCCTGCGGTTGCTGAGAAAATGGAAGTAGAAGAGGCTGAGACAGAAACGGAAGTCATGGACAAAGAAGACGATGAAATGTCTGATACCATGATGGAAAAGGAAACAGACATGGATGATGAAATGTCTAACTCGGTTGAAGACAAGGAAACCGACATGGGTGAGGAGGAAACATCCATGGAAAAAGAAACAGATATGAATGATGAAATGTCTGACTCAGTTGAAGACAAAGAAACCGACATCGATCCGGATGAAATGTCCAGTGACAAAGAAGAAGCTAAAGCTGAAATGAACCTTGTTGAAACCGCCGTAGCGGCTGACAACTTTGAAATTTTAGTGGCTGCTGTGAAAGCTGCTGGTTTAGTCGAAACTTTATCCGGAGAACAGGAATTTACCGTATTTGCCCCCACCGACGAAGCTTTTGCAGCTTTAGGGGAAGAAACCCTCGAAGAGTTACTAAAGCCTGAAAACAAGGACAAATTAACCGCTATTTTAACTTACCATGTTGTCCCTGGTGTGGTTACCTCTAGTGACCTCCAAGCCGGCAAAGTGAAAACCGTTCAAGGTAGCGATCTCGAAGTTGACCTAGGGGAAGCGGTTATGGTGGATGATGCAACCGTTGTTAAAGCCGATATCATGACCAGTAACGGCGTTATTCACGTTATTG
- the minE gene encoding cell division topological specificity factor MinE: MILEILEKIFPWKSQSKSGDEAKHRLKFIIAHDRAGLNPEMIEAMRTEILAVVNRYVDIDPDEMEFSLESDQRMTALIANLPIRRVKRETETASTASES, encoded by the coding sequence ATGATTCTTGAGATCCTTGAAAAAATATTCCCCTGGAAAAGTCAAAGCAAAAGTGGTGATGAAGCAAAACACCGTCTTAAATTTATTATTGCTCACGATCGCGCAGGATTAAACCCCGAAATGATCGAAGCCATGCGGACAGAAATTTTAGCCGTGGTTAACCGTTATGTCGATATTGATCCTGACGAAATGGAATTTTCCCTAGAAAGCGATCAACGTATGACTGCATTAATTGCTAATTTACCCATCCGTCGTGTGAAACGGGAGACAGAAACCGCCTCGACAGCCTCTGAGTCATAG
- the minD gene encoding septum site-determining protein MinD yields the protein MSRVVVITSGKGGVGKTTITANLGSAIARLGYKIALVDADFGLRNLDLLLGLEQRVVYTAIDVLSGECSIDKALVKDKRQPNLMLLPAAQNRTKEAISPEDMKKLVADLDKQFDFIFIDSPAGIEMGFRNAICPAQEAIIVTTPEMAAVRDADRVVGLLESEDIKKIHLIVNRIKPKMIQLNQMIGVEDILDLLVVPLLGIVPDDERIIISTNKGEPLVLEETPSLPGLAFTNIAQRLNGKEIPFLDFMAADDNLITRLLSIFKK from the coding sequence ATGAGTCGTGTTGTTGTAATTACCTCTGGAAAAGGGGGCGTAGGCAAAACCACTATTACTGCCAATCTAGGATCGGCCATTGCCCGATTAGGGTATAAAATTGCTTTAGTGGATGCAGATTTTGGCTTAAGAAATTTAGATTTACTCCTAGGACTCGAACAACGGGTGGTTTATACGGCCATTGATGTTTTATCTGGGGAATGTTCTATTGATAAGGCATTGGTTAAAGATAAACGCCAGCCCAACTTAATGCTTTTACCGGCTGCCCAAAATCGTACTAAAGAAGCCATTAGTCCTGAGGATATGAAGAAATTGGTGGCAGATTTAGACAAACAGTTTGATTTCATTTTCATTGATAGTCCTGCCGGTATTGAAATGGGATTTCGTAACGCTATTTGTCCAGCACAAGAAGCGATTATTGTTACCACCCCTGAAATGGCCGCTGTACGGGATGCTGACAGGGTTGTGGGACTATTAGAAAGCGAAGATATTAAAAAAATTCACCTCATTGTTAATCGCATTAAACCGAAAATGATCCAACTCAATCAAATGATTGGGGTAGAGGATATTTTAGATTTATTAGTGGTTCCCCTATTGGGAATTGTTCCGGATGATGAACGGATTATTATTTCTACCAATAAAGGGGAACCTTTGGTTCTAGAAGAAACTCCTTCTCTTCCAGGTTTAGCCTTTACTAATATTGCCCAACGATTAAACGGAAAAGAGATTCCTTTCCTTGATTTTATGGCAGCCGATGATAACCTCATTACTCGTCTTCTCAGTATTTTCAAAAAGTAA
- the minC gene encoding septum site-determining protein MinC, producing the protein MSPESTTSLPSSNTNISKPYSQVHLKRAGKKLLLILPDSEPKEGQKDWVELLQDLKYCLNHHKGTWTPGTAVHLLVENRLMDSRQFHNIGEALDAAELKLTRVFTTRRQTAITAATAGYSVEQETPKRELFPTEISGQGNLNEPLYLKTTVRSGVAIRHPGTIIIQGDVNPGGEVIADGDVIIWGYLRGIAHAGAKGNPECCIMALRMQPTQLRIGEAVARPPGDSPEVFEPEVAYLTTQGIRLKSALNFNKTHIFTVKDKGWTEKNTPNPA; encoded by the coding sequence ATGAGTCCTGAGTCAACCACCTCTTTGCCTAGTAGTAATACCAATATATCTAAACCTTATTCCCAAGTTCACCTAAAAAGGGCGGGGAAAAAACTATTATTGATTTTGCCAGATAGCGAACCCAAAGAAGGACAAAAAGACTGGGTAGAACTCTTACAGGATTTAAAATACTGTCTGAACCATCATAAAGGAACTTGGACCCCAGGAACCGCCGTTCATTTATTAGTGGAAAACCGTTTAATGGATAGTCGGCAATTTCACAATATTGGGGAAGCTTTAGACGCAGCAGAATTAAAGTTAACCCGTGTTTTCACTACACGCCGTCAAACCGCCATTACTGCAGCTACAGCCGGTTATTCCGTTGAACAAGAAACCCCTAAACGGGAACTCTTTCCCACAGAGATTTCAGGTCAAGGCAATCTCAACGAACCATTGTATCTTAAAACAACTGTTCGTTCTGGAGTAGCGATTCGTCATCCAGGAACCATTATTATTCAAGGAGATGTTAATCCAGGGGGAGAAGTAATTGCCGATGGAGATGTTATTATATGGGGATATTTACGGGGTATTGCTCACGCAGGGGCAAAAGGCAATCCAGAATGTTGTATCATGGCGTTGCGAATGCAGCCAACCCAGTTGCGAATTGGTGAAGCCGTGGCCCGACCCCCTGGGGACAGTCCAGAGGTATTTGAACCAGAAGTGGCTTATTTAACCACACAAGGCATCCGCCTAAAGTCTGCCCTCAATTTTAATAAAACCCATATATTTACGGTTAAGGATAAAGGATGGACAGAAAAAAACACCCCTAATCCTGCATAA
- the trmH gene encoding tRNA (guanosine(18)-2'-O)-methyltransferase TrmH translates to MNLLPRRYHRIKEVLEKRQPDLTVLTEDVHKPHNLSAIIRTCDAVGILDVHSINTTDEFPTFSQVSQGSDKWIFLHTHPNIQTAINHLKSKKFKIYAAHLTDKSVDYRDIDYTQPTALLLGAEKWGVSEEAASLVDGHIIIPMLGMVQSLNVSVAAAVILFEAQRQRLQKKMYDTSRLDIKRYHQILFEWSYPNLAEIYHKKGENYPSLGENGEIVELN, encoded by the coding sequence ATGAATTTGCTTCCTAGACGCTATCATCGTATTAAAGAAGTTCTTGAAAAAAGACAACCAGATTTAACTGTTTTAACCGAGGATGTTCATAAACCTCATAACTTATCGGCCATTATTCGTACTTGTGATGCTGTGGGAATATTAGACGTTCATAGTATTAATACAACCGATGAATTTCCTACCTTTTCTCAAGTTTCGCAAGGGAGTGATAAATGGATTTTTCTTCATACTCATCCTAATATTCAAACAGCTATTAATCATCTAAAAAGTAAAAAATTTAAGATATATGCAGCCCATTTGACTGATAAATCTGTAGATTACCGAGATATTGATTATACACAGCCTACAGCCCTTTTACTAGGGGCAGAAAAATGGGGAGTTAGCGAAGAAGCAGCGAGTTTAGTTGATGGGCATATTATCATTCCCATGTTAGGAATGGTACAATCCTTGAATGTTTCTGTTGCTGCTGCGGTGATTCTTTTTGAAGCGCAACGTCAAAGATTACAAAAAAAGATGTATGATACAAGTCGATTAGATATTAAAAGATATCATCAAATTTTATTTGAATGGAGTTATCCCAATCTAGCAGAAATTTATCATAAGAAAGGAGAAAATTATCCATCTTTAGGGGAAAATGGAGAAATTGTTGAGCTAAATTAA
- a CDS encoding NAD(P)/FAD-dependent oxidoreductase produces the protein MKNFDWIIIGAGITGSALSYELAKQGLKVLLLEKDPNYDNATRYSYGGIAYWSGTDDVSIKLCQESRQIHHHLSEELGENTEFRELDLMLTIPVDKDPQTIAKNYQKFFVQPQLLTPQESTDIEPLLNPNAISGCLKLPHGHIHPQKTNNAYLHAFLRLGGTIQYEEVTQVLSQNQTITGIKTNKEKYYSKNVVICAGGLTRSLLKTLGITLNIYFTHSQLILTPTVDISLKSLVMPAILNRLDIEEQSGDSEFKSLWNRPSDEIISDVMEPGAIQFLDGRFCLGQISQIRTNPQAKIDSHLAEKTIRQRVGKILPALQDLPGELHHCLVAFCPDSNFLVGKIDSLTGLHLFSGFTSTFVFAPPLARRFAGWVIEDYQKMPSLL, from the coding sequence ATGAAAAATTTTGATTGGATTATTATTGGTGCTGGCATTACAGGATCAGCCCTCAGTTATGAGTTGGCTAAACAAGGACTGAAAGTTTTACTACTAGAAAAAGATCCTAATTATGATAATGCAACCCGTTACAGTTATGGAGGAATTGCTTATTGGTCAGGAACCGATGATGTTTCTATCAAATTATGTCAAGAAAGTCGACAGATTCATCATCACTTATCAGAAGAACTTGGAGAAAATACAGAGTTTCGAGAATTGGATTTAATGTTGACCATTCCAGTTGATAAAGATCCTCAAACGATTGCTAAAAATTATCAAAAATTCTTCGTTCAACCTCAATTATTAACCCCTCAAGAATCCACTGACATTGAACCTTTATTAAACCCTAATGCTATCTCAGGCTGTCTTAAATTACCTCATGGACATATTCATCCACAAAAAACAAACAATGCTTATCTACACGCTTTCTTAAGATTAGGTGGAACAATACAATATGAAGAAGTTACTCAAGTATTGTCTCAAAATCAAACCATCACAGGGATAAAAACAAATAAAGAAAAATATTATAGTAAAAATGTGGTAATTTGTGCAGGAGGGTTAACTCGTTCTTTATTAAAAACCCTAGGAATAACCCTTAATATTTATTTTACTCATTCTCAATTAATATTAACACCAACCGTAGATATTAGTCTAAAAAGTTTAGTAATGCCAGCTATTTTAAACCGTCTCGATATTGAAGAACAATCAGGAGATTCTGAATTCAAATCTTTATGGAATCGTCCCAGTGATGAGATTATTTCTGATGTCATGGAACCTGGGGCGATTCAATTTTTAGACGGTAGGTTTTGTTTAGGTCAAATTAGTCAAATTAGAACTAATCCTCAAGCTAAAATTGATAGTCATTTAGCAGAAAAAACCATTCGCCAACGAGTTGGAAAAATACTTCCTGCTTTGCAAGATTTACCAGGAGAATTACATCATTGTTTAGTTGCCTTTTGCCCTGATTCTAACTTTTTAGTGGGTAAAATTGATAGTTTGACAGGACTTCATTTATTCTCAGGATTTACTAGCACTTTTGTTTTTGCCCCACCTCTAGCGAGACGTTTTGCTGGTTGGGTGATAGAAGATTATCAAAAAATGCCATCTTTGTTATAA
- a CDS encoding NADPH-dependent FMN reductase → MIKIAAINGSLREDSYSAKAIQIAIARIEALGAEVTFLDLRNMTLPFCDGGREYDQYPDVEKLRQTVKEADGLLLATPEYHGSVSGVMKNALDLMSFDELSGKVTGLISVLGGQPNSNALNHLRLIMRWVHGWVIPEQVAIGQAWQAFNEEGKLIDEKLSERFDKFAMSLVENSQKLR, encoded by the coding sequence ATGATCAAAATAGCTGCAATTAATGGAAGTTTGCGAGAGGATTCTTATAGTGCGAAAGCCATTCAAATAGCTATCGCCCGAATTGAAGCTTTAGGGGCAGAAGTAACCTTTCTTGACTTACGGAACATGACCCTACCTTTTTGTGACGGAGGGAGAGAATATGACCAATATCCTGATGTCGAAAAATTACGTCAAACCGTCAAAGAAGCCGATGGATTACTATTAGCAACCCCAGAATATCATGGCAGTGTGAGTGGGGTTATGAAAAATGCGTTAGACTTAATGAGTTTTGATGAATTATCGGGAAAAGTAACCGGTTTAATTAGTGTTTTAGGGGGACAACCTAATAGTAACGCCCTGAATCATTTAAGATTAATTATGCGATGGGTTCACGGGTGGGTGATTCCGGAACAGGTTGCCATTGGACAAGCATGGCAAGCTTTTAATGAAGAAGGTAAACTAATTGATGAAAAATTATCGGAACGGTTTGATAAATTTGCCATGAGTTTAGTGGAAAATAGCCAAAAATTAAGATAG
- a CDS encoding alpha/beta fold hydrolase, with product MSLVNKNWNHNYLYTNGVRLHYVSEGEGNLMLMLHGFPEFWYSWRHQIIAFSNNYRVVAPDLRGYNYSDQLQSIELYDISELVKDVAGIITNLGYEKCILVGHDWGGAIAWYFANQYPEMVEKLIVLNIPHPAKFMEGLRTPQQLRKSWYIFFFQLPYLPELLFKWNNYKAIESAFINMAIDKSVFSEEDIQAYKKAAAKPGALTAMINYYRCFFRQSFTSEKSWNKLDIPTLMIWGENDTALGKELTNGTEDYVNDLAIKYIPNCSHWVQQEKPDLVNQYIAEFLEISLS from the coding sequence ATGTCTTTAGTTAATAAAAATTGGAATCATAACTATCTTTATACCAATGGCGTTAGACTCCATTATGTTTCTGAAGGGGAAGGAAATTTGATGTTAATGTTACATGGATTTCCCGAATTTTGGTATTCATGGCGACATCAAATTATTGCATTTTCTAATAATTATCGAGTGGTTGCCCCTGACTTAAGAGGGTATAATTATAGTGATCAATTACAATCGATTGAACTATATGATATCTCAGAATTAGTTAAGGATGTTGCTGGTATTATTACTAATTTAGGGTACGAAAAATGTATTTTAGTAGGTCATGATTGGGGTGGGGCGATCGCTTGGTATTTTGCTAATCAATATCCTGAAATGGTGGAGAAATTAATCGTCTTAAATATTCCCCATCCGGCTAAATTTATGGAAGGATTACGGACACCTCAACAGTTAAGAAAAAGTTGGTATATTTTCTTTTTTCAACTGCCTTATTTACCTGAATTATTGTTTAAATGGAATAATTATAAAGCGATTGAATCAGCTTTTATAAACATGGCGATAGACAAATCTGTGTTTAGCGAGGAAGACATACAAGCTTATAAAAAAGCAGCAGCTAAACCAGGGGCATTAACTGCGATGATTAATTATTATCGTTGCTTTTTTAGACAAAGTTTTACCTCAGAAAAGTCATGGAATAAATTAGATATTCCGACATTAATGATCTGGGGTGAAAACGATACCGCTTTAGGAAAAGAATTGACCAATGGAACGGAGGATTATGTTAATGATTTAGCCATTAAATATATTCCTAATTGCAGTCACTGGGTACAACAAGAAAAACCTGATTTAGTTAATCAATATATTGCCGAATTTTTGGAGATTTCCCTATCTTAA
- a CDS encoding NAD(P)-dependent oxidoreductase, which produces MKLMNIAVFGIGLMGKPLAKRLLQANHSVIVYNRTISKAQELEPFGAKIAQTPLEAIQTADILILMLTDAKAIREVLLSPETADKLQNRTIIQMGTIAPNESRSIQKDVEKQGGQYLEAPVLGSIPQAKDGTLLVMVGAKPSQFEEYKPILQQFGSQPEYIGEVGTASALKLALNQLIASLTSGFALSLGLIERQGVDVDKFMGILRESALYAPTFDKKLDRMQQRNFDNPNFPSKHLLKDVNLFLNQAEENGLNTEVLQGIRSIIQQAIELGLSDSDYSALFSAINTEKH; this is translated from the coding sequence ATTAAGCTTATGAATATCGCTGTATTCGGCATAGGATTAATGGGTAAACCCCTAGCAAAACGACTATTACAAGCCAATCATTCCGTTATTGTTTATAATCGAACCATCAGCAAAGCCCAAGAATTAGAACCATTCGGGGCTAAAATTGCTCAAACCCCTTTAGAAGCTATCCAAACGGCAGACATACTCATTTTGATGTTAACCGATGCCAAGGCTATCCGAGAGGTGTTATTAAGCCCAGAAACGGCGGATAAGTTACAAAACCGTACCATTATCCAAATGGGAACCATCGCCCCCAATGAAAGCCGAAGCATCCAAAAAGACGTAGAAAAGCAAGGGGGACAATATCTAGAAGCCCCTGTATTGGGTAGTATTCCTCAAGCTAAAGACGGGACATTATTAGTTATGGTGGGTGCTAAACCTTCTCAATTTGAAGAATATAAACCGATTTTGCAACAATTTGGCTCACAACCCGAATATATTGGGGAAGTTGGCACAGCATCAGCTTTAAAATTAGCATTGAATCAGTTAATTGCATCCTTAACCAGTGGGTTCGCCTTAAGTTTAGGGTTAATTGAACGGCAAGGGGTTGATGTTGATAAGTTTATGGGGATTTTGCGAGAAAGTGCGTTATATGCGCCCACATTTGATAAAAAGTTAGACAGAATGCAACAGCGTAATTTTGACAATCCTAATTTTCCTAGCAAACATTTATTAAAAGATGTCAATTTATTCTTAAATCAAGCTGAAGAAAATGGTTTAAATACTGAAGTTTTACAAGGAATTCGTAGTATTATTCAACAAGCAATAGAGTTAGGCTTATCAGATAGTGATTACTCTGCTCTATTTTCTGCTATTAATACAGAGAAACATTAA
- a CDS encoding DUF2809 domain-containing protein, whose translation MNVLTRKRRLILLSIFFVVPLGLYSKYYQGIGNTWVNDYGAAIWYEIFWCLFAFYFFSSKKAIKLIPIYVFIVTCLLEILQLWNPPILALIRSHILGKLLLGTTFSWWDFPHYIVGCLLGWLWLEFIDKPTSS comes from the coding sequence ATGAACGTTTTAACCCGAAAACGTAGATTAATTCTTCTCTCAATATTTTTCGTTGTTCCCCTTGGTTTATATTCCAAGTATTATCAAGGAATAGGGAATACATGGGTCAATGATTACGGGGCAGCTATTTGGTATGAGATATTTTGGTGTTTGTTCGCGTTTTATTTCTTTTCTAGCAAAAAAGCCATTAAACTGATACCGATTTATGTTTTTATTGTTACTTGTTTATTAGAAATTTTACAACTTTGGAATCCTCCTATTTTAGCTTTAATACGTTCTCATATTCTAGGTAAATTATTATTAGGGACTACTTTTTCTTGGTGGGATTTTCCTCATTATATAGTAGGTTGTTTATTGGGTTGGTTGTGGTTAGAATTTATCGATAAGCCAACAAGTTCGTAA
- a CDS encoding DUF2993 domain-containing protein: MFFKFDDLGEKTINKIAEVALSTKLDKRDKLVVKVKTDPNLLAKGTLESLVIDCQGLMVENALRMESINITLNTIAVSPFKALTGNIQLTQPSRGKACVLLTEKDITRVLDRAILRNRQHEIVIDEKVIKVRLQQVNCNLLDTGKILIEGTVKLKDTEDIKQVSLEIKPKICQAGNGVIVDDIEYLEEPHLSSILLNPILEEAKSILNLKNFKVDGFSLKVKEFNIKKGALQLQAEAGMTHFPTA, from the coding sequence ATGTTTTTCAAGTTCGATGATTTAGGGGAAAAAACCATTAATAAAATAGCTGAAGTCGCCTTATCCACTAAGCTAGATAAAAGAGATAAGTTAGTGGTAAAAGTTAAAACTGACCCCAACTTATTGGCAAAAGGAACCCTAGAATCATTAGTAATTGATTGTCAAGGGTTAATGGTTGAGAATGCCTTGAGAATGGAAAGTATTAATATTACTTTGAATACCATTGCTGTGAGTCCTTTTAAAGCATTAACGGGTAATATTCAGTTAACTCAACCCAGTCGAGGAAAAGCTTGTGTTTTATTAACTGAAAAAGATATTACCAGAGTATTAGATAGAGCAATTTTGAGAAATAGACAGCATGAAATTGTTATCGATGAGAAAGTTATTAAAGTTCGCTTGCAACAGGTTAATTGTAATTTATTAGATACAGGTAAAATATTGATTGAAGGAACTGTTAAGTTAAAAGATACAGAAGATATTAAACAGGTTAGTTTAGAAATTAAACCGAAAATTTGTCAAGCCGGAAATGGAGTAATTGTAGACGATATTGAATATTTAGAAGAACCTCATCTATCATCAATATTACTTAACCCCATTTTAGAAGAGGCCAAAAGTATCTTAAATTTAAAAAATTTTAAGGTTGATGGTTTTTCGTTGAAAGTTAAAGAATTTAATATTAAAAAAGGAGCCTTACAATTACAAGCTGAAGCAGGAATGACCCATTTTCCTACTGCTTAA
- the psbD gene encoding photosystem II D2 protein (photosystem q(a) protein), translating into MTIAVGRAPERGWFDVLDDWLKRDRFVFVGWSGLLLFPCAYLALGGWLTGTTFVTSWYTHGLASSYLEGCNFLTVAVSSPANAFGHSLLFLWGPEAQGDFTRWCQIGGLWTFTALHGAFGLIGFMLRQFEIARLVGIRPYNAIAFSAPIAVFVSVFLMYPLGQSSWFFGPSFGVAGIFRFILFLQGFHNWTLNPFHMMGVAGVLGGALLCAIHGATVENTLFEDGEQANTFRAFEPTQAEETYSMVTANRFWSQIFGIAFSNKRWLHFFMLFVPVTGLWMSAIGIVGLALNLRAYDFVSQELRAAEDPEFETFYTKNILLNEGLRAWMAPQDQPHQNFVFPEEVLPRGNAL; encoded by the coding sequence ATGACTATTGCAGTCGGACGCGCACCAGAAAGAGGATGGTTTGATGTCCTCGATGACTGGTTAAAACGCGATCGCTTTGTATTCGTCGGTTGGTCTGGGTTACTACTATTTCCCTGTGCCTACCTCGCTCTCGGTGGCTGGTTAACCGGAACCACCTTTGTTACCTCCTGGTACACCCACGGCTTAGCCAGTTCCTACCTAGAAGGATGTAACTTCCTAACCGTAGCGGTTTCTTCCCCCGCCAACGCCTTCGGACACTCCTTACTGTTCCTTTGGGGACCAGAAGCCCAAGGAGACTTTACCCGTTGGTGTCAAATCGGTGGTTTATGGACATTTACCGCCCTTCACGGAGCATTCGGACTGATTGGCTTCATGTTACGTCAGTTTGAAATTGCCCGTCTGGTAGGTATTCGTCCTTACAACGCCATCGCCTTCTCTGCGCCTATTGCGGTGTTCGTCAGTGTATTCTTGATGTACCCTCTAGGACAATCAAGTTGGTTCTTTGGACCTAGCTTTGGTGTCGCCGGAATTTTCCGTTTCATTCTCTTCCTACAAGGATTCCACAACTGGACATTGAACCCCTTCCACATGATGGGAGTCGCAGGTGTTCTCGGTGGTGCTTTACTGTGTGCCATTCATGGTGCAACGGTAGAAAACACCTTGTTTGAAGACGGTGAACAAGCTAACACTTTCCGTGCCTTTGAACCCACCCAAGCAGAAGAAACCTACTCAATGGTGACCGCAAACCGTTTCTGGTCACAGATTTTCGGAATTGCCTTCTCCAACAAACGTTGGTTACACTTCTTCATGTTATTCGTCCCCGTAACTGGGTTATGGATGAGTGCGATCGGTATTGTCGGTTTAGCTTTAAACTTACGAGCTTATGACTTTGTGTCTCAAGAATTACGGGCAGCAGAAGACCCTGAATTTGAGACATTCTACACCAAAAACATTTTATTAAACGAAGGTCTGCGAGCTTGGATGGCTCCCCAAGACCAACCCCATCAAAACTTTGTATTCCCTGAAGAAGTATTACCTCGTGGTAACGCTCTCTAA
- a CDS encoding glycosyltransferase family 2 protein: protein MLDHQPLSSTINRAAYRLAVLVPCRNEGLTISRVVQQFQKKLPEADIYVYDNRSTDDTVAQAKAAGAIVRYEPQPGKGNVVRRMFADIDADIYILVDGDNTYEVDAIGHLVDKLLNENLDMVVGARRSAAHDKQAYRLGHRSGNLFLTGVVKFLFGAQLKDMLSGYRVFSRRFVKSFPAVSSGFEIETELTVHTLELKIPFAEEYILYGSRPPGSESKLKTFTDGWRVLGTAVLLFKEVRPFLFFSLISVFLALVSLALGFPIFMTYLSTGLVPRFPTAILAASIMLLAFLSFTCGLILDSVARGRREVKRMAYLSYALINHKV, encoded by the coding sequence ATGTTAGACCATCAACCCTTATCTTCAACTATCAATCGTGCAGCTTATCGTTTGGCGGTGTTAGTTCCCTGTCGTAATGAAGGCTTAACCATTAGCCGGGTGGTTCAACAGTTTCAAAAGAAATTGCCCGAAGCTGACATTTATGTCTATGATAATCGCTCTACTGACGATACAGTGGCTCAAGCTAAGGCAGCCGGTGCTATTGTTCGTTACGAACCCCAACCCGGAAAAGGTAATGTGGTGCGACGAATGTTTGCTGATATTGACGCAGATATCTATATCTTAGTGGATGGGGATAATACCTACGAAGTCGATGCCATCGGCCACTTAGTTGATAAACTATTAAACGAGAATCTAGATATGGTTGTCGGGGCCCGTCGTTCTGCAGCCCATGATAAACAAGCTTATCGGTTGGGTCATCGCAGTGGTAATCTCTTTTTAACAGGAGTGGTGAAATTTTTATTTGGCGCACAACTCAAAGATATGCTCTCAGGCTATCGCGTCTTTTCTCGTCGTTTTGTTAAGTCGTTTCCGGCAGTATCCAGTGGCTTTGAAATTGAAACAGAATTAACCGTACACACCCTAGAACTCAAAATTCCTTTCGCTGAAGAGTATATCCTCTACGGTTCTCGTCCTCCAGGGTCAGAAAGTAAACTGAAAACCTTTACCGATGGTTGGCGAGTCTTGGGAACGGCCGTATTACTCTTCAAAGAAGTGCGTCCTTTCCTCTTTTTTAGTCTTATTTCTGTCTTCTTGGCGTTGGTTTCTCTAGCTTTAGGATTTCCAATATTTATGACCTATCTCAGCACAGGGTTAGTCCCTCGATTTCCCACAGCCATTTTAGCTGCTTCAATTATGTTATTGGCCTTCTTAAGTTTCACCTGTGGCTTGATTTTAGATTCTGTTGCCCGTGGCCGACGAGAAGTAAAACGAATGGCCTATTTATCCTATGCTCTCATTAATCACAAGGTCTAA